The region AAACAGGAAAACAAGAACCTATACACATAAGATTACCTCATTATAGCATCCTGGAAATTCCATATACGATGTTACATCCTAGCTAAAAACAAGCCAAACGAGCAAAAGCATATAACACTTTATTAAATCATAGAGATACACTGGAATTGCAGAGTTAGATATAAAGACCATTGCAGATACATTATAGTATTACTCATCTCATGGCCGATGGACTTTGGAGTAGTAAGGAAAGACCACGATACTTGACTAATTCCACTGGAGCTCTCTTCGATTTCTTCGACTCCGCCTCTGCATTATCTGTAAAATTGGAATTAGGGTTCTCGATTATTTATGGCGCTTTGGGCGGGAAGCGATAGAAGCAGAGAATGTGTTGGAGGTAATCGGGAAACAATCAATCGAACATTAGCAAAGCTCAGATTAGAATCGGAGAATCAGAATTTTTTAGAAAGGGAGAAAACTAAAAGGAGAAGGCAAGGGGATGATGAATAAACGGCAATGGCCAAAGTCGGAATACATTATCCGTCTCGTTTTTAATGGGTCGGTTTTCGGTCGGCCCAAGTAAAACTGACCCGGATATGGTTCAATTAGATTCAACTTAATTGGGCTGAAAATACAAAATGAGTAGAATTGTAGCCCATTAGCCTCTTTATTGACAAGCCCATatatttctctcttcatctgtctgtctttacttaactcacctaacacaatttttcttaatattcgtgccgaaaagaaacgttttcattactatggaacggagggagtaattgtgaTATAGTATTACTTAGAGGGTTTAGTGTTGATAATAGAATAGATAATTTGATTACACTAATGAATGTATTTCATTAACACTTTGAGCCATTAAAATGGACAACAAAGATTATCAATTGATTTCTTCTTCCGGTTTTAAATGTATATATCTATTTAATCGCTTTAAACATATGAAAACTTTGAACCATTAGCTTGTCAGTTTGATAATACTACTATGTATTGATAATTTTATATTCATATATGTTATTAATACGTTACCAACATAAACAAAAGCCCGTCTAGCTTTGGTAGAGCACAAGGCTCTTAACCTTGTGTATGGGCCATTTATATACTTTTTTATAAATTGGCCATTTGTAtactttaaattaaaataattatattttattttttcatagtTAGTCCAGTATCAATATGTACATATAGGCCATTTATATACTTTTCTATAAATGGGTCATTTGTAtactttaaattaaaataaatttatcctATATTTTCACTATCTAAAGTTCTTAAATCATATACTTCATACATGTATAGCTTAATTTAGTAATCTTAAAAGCAAAACAAGAATTCTTGATGAAATTGTTGAAGTGGACAATGTGAAGGGCAATCCTAAAAAAAtgtgttttgattttgttttccgAATTTTTGTATTGGTTGGTGACCTACTTTCTTTTCTAAGGATACTTATCAAGCCTCGGTTTTAATACATTGAACTCCCAATTtgttgatctttaattaatacTCACTCTTATCGGCTTAACTTTGGCTAATATCGTCACATGATATTTTCAAGagttaaattgaaaataattactatattgCTAATCTATGGATATGATATTGGGAAAGATCACAAATGCGACAAATTGGATGGTAGGCCAAAAATCATTCctttaggccatgtttggttagcgggaaagtaaagttggcaaggaaaatgattcctagAAAAATGAATCCCGCGAATATGATTCCCAATATATTTACTTTctcgtgtttggaaaatatcaagatttttaaagtttatatttgatttgaacactaaactaaaaatttacttatcattttttatttataaaaaataataatacatattatttaataaattattaattacaaataataataattatattattttatttattattacgatggatagtttaaatatggattatacatcataatatataataatataataataaataaattttataatttaaaattttactacaattttattgttaattactaatttataaagtaataattattatattattatataattataattatatttaattatttaatacattattattattaagataataaaaattaaatataaatattaataatatagttataattatgataatttgaattatagttatttattatcctgaaattaagtatggtttatacttttaaattatttttaaaacattgtaaataataataatgatgataataataataaaactatactatattgcattaaatatataagaatcctaaaactgggaaaagaATAACtgagaaaagttaggattcagaatcctagaaagttgtactaactttccttgtttcagaattttgattacttttccagtttgattaaaaacggaaacaaacacagaaatttaaaatttaatgaatcagattactttcacAGACAGAATCCTAGCAACCAGACATGGTCTTAATGGCAAAACAGATATACCTAAAGATTAGGAATTGTTCTATTTAAAGTTAAAATCAATTGTCAAAAATACTTATCGTCTTCATTTTACGCTACTTTTGGTGCAATAATAAATTTATGGCCCATGTTTTACAAGATTCAGCAGGCAAAAAAGTGAATGCAATATCAAGATGTAATAAATTTATGGCCCATGTTTTACAAGATTCAGCAAAAAAAGTGAATGCAATATCAAGATGCATCAATTGATATGTTTTGATATATTAATGTTAATGCTCCATTATTATATAGTGGGCATATATCTCATCAAGTTAGGAATGTAATGTATCAAGTTGgtcaaattaaaatgaatacATATCTTGGGAATACAAAATCACGTGAAGGTCAAATTAAATGATTACATAACTTGGGAATACAAAATCACGTGAATTCCTACTAAAATGGGAGTGGATGCATACATTATTGAGTAAATTTCTAAGGCTGTAACTCTGAAACATTGCTTGTATcattactgagtaaatttctaAGGCTGTAACTCTAAAACATTGATTGCTTCATGTCCATGAGCagaagtctcatttctttctGATCGTGGATTTTAAAAAACGTTAagaaaaatggtgaaaaaaaagttagtgaaatatgagtgagttttaaatgaaatgtgaatggaatgagttagttgaatgtaGGGCCTATataatagtaaaagtgaaccaggactcctattcacggttaacagacggaccgaaatggaaaaaatggactcctattcgcggacatgGGGAGTAATTTTGGAAtgattttttctttaaaaatactCACTGTTCTATGATCCAAAAAATTAACGAGCATATAACAATCCATTAATTTTCATATACTCCTATTGATTAAAAAATTGTTGAGAAAGATCTCAAAATTGGATGGATTAATAACTAAGTAAAACTCGAACACTAATAGTGATACAGTATCAATAATCTGTATGAGTGGAAGACCTTAAATTTGTTgatcatatttttatttcccATAGTTTTTTTGGTAAATATTTATGCTTTTTATTTGAAGTTATAGTAACCAACTCTAGGAGTGATAATAGTATGTGGACAGGAGCCTAATTAAAATGCTATCTTATCGCTTGTTTCCTTTTCAAGTATATATTCCAGAAGCTGAATCATAATGCATTCATATCTCTTGTTTCCTTCTCAAATATAATTTAGAAATATGAATTCAGTTCAAATTAGATTCAAAGTTGGGATACAAACaactaaatataattattgAGTCAATTCCGAATCCTAAAActcccattttttttctctaaaaatattagtattctATAATCCCAAAAAAATAACTTGTAACAATCCATTAAGTTTTAATGTCAGTAGTATATAATCTTAGTTATAGGTGGAGAAATGAGTTAGTTTAAAGTTGGGAATGGgataaataaatatagaatAACTAGTATTTGTGTAGACCAATGAGAATGCTCCAATTCCATGCAGATTTAGGACAGTTTGGCAGAGGTGGATGGAtgtctccatctccatctccattgATTAAGACACCTCAGTCTCACATTTCCATTCATTAATAAGAGTGGAGATTTTAGATTCACAGTCACACAGCTTACACTCTCAGtctcacacaacacacactttgTCAGCTCTGAACTAATTAACAAGTCGATTTCGTTTCAATCATTGTGCAGAGACACAAGTCATGGCTGCATTACTACTCCCACTTACTATCCTATCTTTGGTTACGGCCGGAATCGTAGCAGTCCACAACGTCTCCATCTCTCTGTTGGACTCCGCTGTAGCCAGAGGAGCTGGTAcgtacacacacacacacacacacacatatatatgtatatgtttgATTCTCAACTGTTGCTAATTCATTGCTTAACTATTTGTGTATATAGTCTGTCTAGACGGCACCCCTCCTGCCTATGCTTATAGCCCAGGGTTCGGAGACGGAGTCGACAACTGGCACGTATTCCTACAGGTATATGAATATGAACAGCTTTTGTGGATTTTTATCATTTACTTCTATTATTGTTGAGTTCATATGCCTTTATGATAATAAGACTAACAATTTGGAGTTGCAAGGGTGGTGGGTGGTGTCACAATGTAGATAACTGCCTCGATAGAACCAGAGATCCTAAAGGAAGTAGTGCTAAGCTTATGACGGAGCAGAATGGTGTCGTATCCTTTGGAGGGATGCTCGATGCCAATTCCACCTTGAATCCtggtatatatgtgtagttaaATCTAATCAAAATTACAATTTCATTTCTCTAATTTGAAATATATAACTTAATTCTTGCATATGTATGATTTCAGATTTCTACAATTGGCACGTGTTCAAAATCTTCTACTGCGACGGCTCATCTTTGATGTCCGATGTTGAGGACGTAGACCCTGTAAGTTTTTAAATTTCTTCCATGTTACCAATAAGCACAACTAGTTATACCAACCTAACATGCACTCTTTTAAAAACCGGACTGGACGGTTCGGCACGAACTAGAAGGTTGATGCGTCCGGTTTAGTCCTAATTGTATGTTTTACTCAATTCAATTATAGCTGCATCACTTTACTCAATTGTTCAATTTCTGAAACATTTATATAGAAGCACAACCTGACTTATAGAGGTGCGAGAATATACGATGCCATGATGGATGAGCTCCTACGAATCGGAATGGGAAATGCTAAAAATGTATGTGTTATTAAATTATAGTAActcttgaattaattaaattctaattgCTACTTGATATTAATTGAtgctactattatttttataggCTTTATTGTCAGGCACTTCGGCAGGTGGATTAGCCACTACTTTACACTGTGATAAGTTTCAATCGTTGTTTCACAACACAACTAAAGTGAAGTGCGTATCTGATTCAGGTTTTTTTGTTCATGGGTAAGACCATCTCTATTAATTACCTAATTatcaaaatactttttattatatattatctTACTAtgacattgattaattttgttTGGCTCACTAGAGAGCATTTTATGGGAGCTGATTGGAGAGAAGCTTACTTCTTTAGTGTGATATCAACACATGTATGTattcttttaatttcattttactATGTTTTATAATcaagtagtactatatattattaCCACGTGTATTCTTACattctttcttcattttttgcTATGTAAATATATAGGGTTTGACGAATATGTTACCCACATCATGCACATCCAAATTTAGCTCAACTCTGGTATGAATATAGTATTAGCTAATTTTCATTACTTTTTTGGATATTATAATtaagtatttcttaaaatcataTTTGTATTTGTAGTGTTTATTTCCTGAAAATTTGGTCCCAGATATCCAAACCCCACTATTTTTAATTGAATCAGCATTTGACAAATATCAGGTATGAGCAATCTTATAATGTAATAATTATTAGTATTCATTAATTTCTTTgatgttataattatattttttatttccaatctACCTGTCACAGATCTCAAATAATGTGTTCTCTCCGAGTGATGCTAGCCCGAGATGGATCAATTGCACCAGTAACTTGATATTTTGCAATTGGAGTGAGATAAAAATCATGAAAGGTATATACAATATTATTACTAATTTTGACTCTATTTAATATTAATCTATCTCCCATAATATttttgttagattttagataCACATTCATAAATACGCTGAAAAGTACAATTGAGAATAGTTCCTCAAGGAGAGGCTATTTTGTACATAGTTGCTACCAACATGGCCATATGGAATACGTACGCGGTTCGACATGCTCATTGTTTGTTGGAAACGGACTTGCTAACAAAGTAAGTGAAACTATGTAAGGTATCTTCCACACAAATTGTTTGGTCGCACACTACTAATTTAGTATGAAATGTATTTTCAGACGATAGCACAAGCCGTGGGAGATTGGTTTTTCGACCGGAGCGAGTTCCAGGAGATGGACATGCTCAATGACTTGCCACGGAACTGCACTGGCTTCGACGACCAACCTACTTTGGAGAAAAAGTGTAGGGATCATATTCATCATTAGATGCCATGAACTGATAGCTTGCGAATTTGAAGTTCTAATTTCAATTATTAATGAAGTGTTAAAGTTTTCGGTTAAATTCGGCTTCTTAATTACAGGTTAATTGATGGTTGGTTAAATTCGACGTATTAATTATACAAGTTAATTGATGGTGAcaataaatactactattacaTAGATAGGTTACAAGTAATGGAATGAATTAAGTGAGGGatatgacatctataaaagcaAAACGTTGTAACGAGGGGTATTATACATATTATCTTAGAAGCATGAGTCCTCAAAACTCAGTCatggtgatgatgatggtgatggtgattaTGATAAGTAGTTTGGTTGTAATGAGTGTCGATCTGAAAGAGTGCTACACAATGTGGGATGATAATTGTAAATATGGGCTGCTGAAAGAGATATGCAACAATATTTGGGATAACCCTGAGACTATTTGTTGTAGTATCCTTTTTAGTCAGAGGTTTAGTTTTGATTGCTACTATGCAATTGTTGATGACTTAAAAAACAGTTCAGCTTGCCAACACCCAGACGTGGCTACCAGTAGAGCTTCATTCATATTTACTAATTGTGAATGAATTTACTTATTGACAAGGCTGATGCTCCTATAATATATTTCAAACTTCATTTAATAATTGTATCATTATGGATACAAATTGTTTATTCTACCGGTGATCAAATTATATAAGATTAATTACTTAAAACCAACCAATGTCTTTTTATCTTATGATCTACTACTATGTTTTCGGTGTTGGAAAAGAGTGGATTACATAACCAAAGATTATCATACCTACCAATAAGATATTATGTACACAATCACAAAACTGATTTCAAACCAAAAGAGGAACTGCTAAAACACAATTGAGAAAATAAAGTGTTGGCTGGATTCAAGAACAAACTCAGGACGGAGCTGCTCGTTTGCATTGTAGGGGCGAAGCTCGGCCTTCAATCAGAAAAATTGTGCGTTACCAATTGAGAATATAAGCCCATACCTCTGTTCCCGGCTGCTGGGAGTCCCGGGGTGAAGAAACATGTTTTTTGCCTAAAACAGAAGAACCAATGTTTGAAGTTGTTTTAAAAGTCTTTAATTGAAGATCCCCAGGAATACAGAGGGGGCGGACGTATCCTAAATCCAATCCAGCTCTTCGAGAAATCATCACCTGACACGAAAAATAAACGACAATACTTTAGAATTTCCCATTTGATTAACAGAACTCTAATAAAATGCTGCTAGGTTAAAATAGAAGGGAGCATAAGGAAGCAACTGAAACTGAAAGATCAGAACATAAAAACTCGATAGATATATCTAAGATCTCgatagacattactaacaaattgttgttattggaatatacgtatgtgcattatttggtttaggtagtgcattatgtagctgttaattgtcattatctcagtatattatgcattattagaggtattgtgtatatgggttaatcaacggattgaagattacatacgtgcatttagtaatgtctacgtactataccctagcccctaagcttattaaactcttaggggaaacaagaaacgtgtgtcaaacatcataacatggtacatcttattcgtatgcattgcagttcacatattgtgcattatatagttaataacatccattactcgtgacaatttggtgaattattcgtatcgttttataatttgttattaatgcgtacgtactataccctagcccctaagcttattaaacccttaggggaaacaagaaacgtgtgtcaaacatcataacacaacacatcttgttcgtatgcattgcagttcacaaattgtgtattatatagtcaattatatccattactcgttaccatgtgaagattacatacgtgtctacgtactatagcctagcccctaagcttatttaacccttagggaaacaagaaacgtgtgtccaaacatcataacatggtacatcttattcgtatgcattgcagttcacatattgggcattatatagtcaaatatatatgcattactcgtgaccatgtggtgcattatttgtagcggtttccagccattattagattactattgtaccctcataatgcacaaaataggacaaataatgcaacacgggattaattacccaatgttggtcttgaccgtccatttctctaatctaatggctgatattaagaaggaaaaaggaggaaatataggaaaagaaaatgaatacatccctatatatatatatatatatatatatatatggtcttgttaggttgagattttttagcttaattgagaattgagatgcattttctgccactcattttgaaatgtcaactacaagtagattatatcaactaagggtattatcgtcatttcatttcaatagccagaatatcaaatgtcaacaactcgtattaaaatgtcaacaactaaaaaaaatttatttttttatttttttattttttttaaaattttttaaaaaaatttttaaaatttttttttatttttttaattttcacgcgatgtcaactacgatgtgtagcctgcacatcaaatgtcaatagccctgcacatcaaatgtcaatagcctgcacatcaaatgtcaacagcttatagttgacattatatgtgtatatgtgtataggtgatatgaatcgtatatgtagttgacattatatatgtgcagttgacatgaattgtatatgtagttgacaaaaaaaaaataaaaataataaaaaaaataaaaaatcgaaaaaaaaatttaattttttttaaaaaataaaaaatatttattaaataaaatgtatgatgaaattaccattctgccctttcacaattaattaatgtaaaaatattttccatgtggtaaattctggaccactcatttaataaaaatgagtggctaataatggatctcaattctcaattaggctaaaaaatctcaattgatcacaaccctatatatatatatatatatatatatatatatatacttcaaaaaaaatatatgcaacttcgaaaataaaaaataaagttctCTTTAAATCAGTGTATTTCCtttatgaaaaaaaacaaataaatacacaaattaGTGCAACACTAATAATTTCTGCCCATGAAACATAAATCCAAAAAGAAAGTGCCCCTATTTTAAGGTACAAGTGGAAGTGTGTGGGACTTAAGTCTAAACATCactactaaaataaaataaaaagcactTTATCAGCTTTAGTAAAGCAAATAGAGCAATAAAAAGCAAAACTAGCTTATTACTCCATTAGTATTAAAATTTTAGGTCTTGTAAGATTCCATTATTGAGTGTCACAATAAAATGTGTTGGGAGGTATTTAAGTGAGTTTCAATTTGACCAACCTTTAAATATAATTCCAATTGATAATGATGTTACTATGATTTATGTTTTTGGACAATTGACATAAATCATGTGTTACAACATCAATTTACATGACATAATATGCATAGATGTGAATCGATAGTCGATCACACACTCATCCACTACTAGAGTTTGTGGTTCAAATTTAATAGCTAGTAGTACTAATAgattaaaaatatgaaatggttCTGATAAACTTTGGTATTGAGGGAATAATTCTCATTATTGATTGATTATTGACAAGGATTTACACGCCTCAAATAGGCTGCCAATATCTCCACAAAAGGTAAGTAATTAACTCTATACCTAATTTCTATACAAGGTATTAGAAAGATATCAATCACCACTAATTCTTCCAATCACTTGATTGTGTAATATCTCCCCTTGATTAAGTTGTATCTttccttccaacactccccctcaagttaagtgacgggaTTACCGATGCTTAACTTGTCCAATACTCCATGGAAAGATTGAGAGTTCACTGCCTTGGTCAAGATATCAGCCAGCTGATCTTCTGATCTGACGAATGGTAGTTCCACGATCTTTGCATCAATTGTATCCTTTATGAAGTGTCCATCCACCTCCACATGCTTGGTTCGATCGTGTTGGACCGGATTCTCGGAGATGCTGATGGCTGCCTTGTTATCACACAATAATCGGCAGGGTTGGGCCGATTTGAGTTCCAACTCGGTCATGAGTCTCCTAAGCCATAGTACTTCGGTTAGTCCACTCTTTATTCCTCGGAACTCTGCTTCCGCACTTGACagagccaccaccttctgcttcttgcttctccatgtcacTAGATTGCCtcctacaaaggtgaaataCCCGGCTGTTGACTTTCGATCATTtggatttcctgcccaatctgcatctgtATATCCATGTATCTCCAAGTGGTTGTGTTTTTTGAACAACACTCCGTGTCCTGGTGTGCCCTTTAAGTACCGTACTATTCGTAGAACGGCCTCCCTGTTCCTCCtgaggtgcatgcatgaactggcttacTACTCCAACGACATAAGCCAAGTCCGG is a window of Salvia splendens isolate huo1 chromosome 3, SspV2, whole genome shotgun sequence DNA encoding:
- the LOC121794273 gene encoding pectin acetylesterase 11-like isoform X2 is translated as MAALLLPLTILSLVTAGIVAVHNVSISLLDSAVARGAVCLDGTPPAYAYSPGFGDGVDNWHVFLQGGGWCHNVDNCLDRTRDPKGSSAKLMTEQNGVVSFGGMLDANSTLNPDFYNWHVFKIFYCDGSSLMSDVEDVDPKHNLTYRGARIYDAMMDELLRIGMGNAKNALLSGTSAGGLATTLHCDKFQSLFHNTTKVKCVSDSGFFVHGEHFMGADWREAYFFSVISTHGLTNMLPTSCTSKFSSTLCLFPENLVPDIQTPLFLIESAFDKYQISNNVFSPSDASPRWINCTSNLIFCNWSEIKIMKDTHS
- the LOC121794273 gene encoding pectin acetylesterase 11-like isoform X1: MAALLLPLTILSLVTAGIVAVHNVSISLLDSAVARGAVCLDGTPPAYAYSPGFGDGVDNWHVFLQGGGWCHNVDNCLDRTRDPKGSSAKLMTEQNGVVSFGGMLDANSTLNPDFYNWHVFKIFYCDGSSLMSDVEDVDPKHNLTYRGARIYDAMMDELLRIGMGNAKNALLSGTSAGGLATTLHCDKFQSLFHNTTKVKCVSDSGFFVHGEHFMGADWREAYFFSVISTHGLTNMLPTSCTSKFSSTLCLFPENLVPDIQTPLFLIESAFDKYQISNNVFSPSDASPRWINCTSNLIFCNWSEIKIMKDFRYTFINTLKSTIENSSSRRGYFVHSCYQHGHMEYVRGSTCSLFVGNGLANKTIAQAVGDWFFDRSEFQEMDMLNDLPRNCTGFDDQPTLEKKCRDHIHH